The following nucleotide sequence is from Fibrobacter sp. UWT2.
CATATTTTCCCGGGTGAATATTCCTTGGACGACGAAACCCATATCCGCAATCCGAAGGGCCGCTCCGGCCGTCGCTTGGGTGTGGATGTCCAGGTGGTGACCGCCCGCCAGAACGCTTTGCAGAACTTGGCCAAGTGCGTGAACCGCGCGGGCCTCAATGTGGCGGGCTTCGTGCTCGAACCGCTGGCTGCTGCAAGTGCCGTGCTCACGAACGATGAACGCGAACTTGGCGTAGCTCTTGTAGATATCGGCGCAGGAACTGCCGACATTGCCGTATTCGTGAACGATTCCGTGCGCTTTACCACCTCTATCGATTATGCCGGAAACGTCATCACTAGCGATATCAGCCGCTGCCTCAACGTGCCTATCGCTCTTTCCAAGGCCGAAGAAATCAAGAAGAAGTACGGCACCTGCACCATTAGCAATCTTATCGAAGACGACGCATTCCCGGTGCCTGCCGTAGGCAACCGTGGCGACGTTTCTTGCTCGCGCAAGCTGTTGGCCGAAATCATCACGGCCCGCGTGGGTGAAATTTTCTCCATGCTGAACGATCAGCTCAAGGCTCATAAGCTCGACGCCATCATCAACGGCGGTATCGTGCTGACCGGTGGCTGCTGCGCTTTGGAAGGTATCGAAGATGTGGCTTGCAAGGTATTCGGAAAACCCGCTCGCATTGGTCGCCCCAAGGGCATGAGCGGCATCCAGGAAGCTTACCAGAACCCCTCTTATGCAACGGGTATCGGTCTGCTTTACTATGCGAACAAGCAGCATCGTGAAAAGAAAAATCGTGAAACGGGAACGCAGATCGCGGTTTCCATGAAGAAAGGATTCCAGCGTGTTCTCGAAATCATCAGGACTTATTTATAACAACATCAACACTCAACATCAGGGAGATAAACACATGAGTGAAATCGATAACATCAACTTCGAGGTAAAGTCTCGCATTATGGGCGAGGAACCATCTTTCAACAACGCCAAGGTTAAGGTGTTCGGTGTCGGCGGTGCCGGCGGCAATACCGTGAACCGTATGAAGCGTATGAACATCGATGGTGTGGAATACTATTCCATCAATACCGATGCAATGGCTCTCGATCTGAGCCTTGCTGACCACAAGATTCTGATTGGCGAAAAGACCACCAGAAACTTGGGCGCCGGTATGGATCCTGAAGTTGGCCGTAAGGCTGCAGAAGAAAATCTGGACGACATCAAGGACGCCATGAAGGGCGCCGACATGGTGTTCGTGACCGCCGGTATGGGCGGTGGTACGGGTACGGGTGCTGCACCGATCGTTGCAAACATTGCCCGCGAACTCGGTATCCTCACGGTTGCCGTGGTCACCAAGCCGTTCCGCTTTGAAGGTAACGCTCGTTCCTCTATCGCACAGGAAGGCATTAACGCCCTGCGCGCTGCAGTGGACACCATTATTGTTGTGGAAAACAAGAAACTCTTGACGCTCCTCCAGGCTTCTAACCAGAAGGCTACCATGGATGAAGCTTTCAAGATGGCTGACGAAATTCTCGGCAACGCTGTTCAGAGCATTTGCGGTATCATGTTCCGCCACGGCCTCGTGCACGTTGACTTTGCCGATATCCGCAAGGTCATGCTCAAGGGCGGCTCCGCTCTCATGGGTACCGGTTACGCTCAGGGCGAAAATCGCGGTATCATGGCTGCCGATATGGCTCTTGCCTCTCCGCTTCTGGAAGACATCAACATCGAAGGCGCTTCTGGCGTGCTCGTGAACGTTGCCCACGGCGAAAACTACTCCTTGCTCGAACATAGCGACGCTATGGATCACATCTACGAAAAGGTCGGCGAAGAAGGTAACCCGAACATCATCATCGGCGATATCACTGACCCGGCTCTCGGCGACAAGGTTTGCATCACCATTATCGCTACTGGTTGCGGTGGTACTGCTGTCAACCAGCCCAAGGTCAGCTCTGCTGGCTTCGGCTTCGGTAACTTCACTGTCCCGCAGCAGACCGCTCCGGCTTCTGCCCCGGTTCAGCAGGCTCCTGCCGCTCCGGCAGCTGTCCAGCAGGCTACTCCGCGTCCGACCGGTTTCAATTTCTTCGATTTCCAGACTGCCAAGACTGAATCTCAGGAAATGTTCACCCGTCCGCAGTACACGCCCGCTTCTCAGCCGGCTCCTGAAGCAATGACTTCTTCTATTCCGTCTCTGACTGAAACTTCCGTGATGCGTTCTGTGAATTCCGCTATGTTCAACTCTCCGGAATTCAACGCTGCCGCTCCGGCCGAAGAAGAAGTTGCATCTCAGGGTTCTGAAACCTCTGAAATGTCTGCCGTTGCCGAAGAAGACCGCATGAATGGCGGTACTCCGGCTTACGAAGCTCCTGCCTAC
It contains:
- the ftsA gene encoding cell division protein FtsA; translated protein: MDDNKLDKKKDEYIFGLDIGASKINLFVGVSEGESVRVVECGDFPLKNADDLDSVVETLQQAVQVIENTTRVDVHDVYVGIAGKHVRSLDTQGIVTLPMGEVREEDIENVTKQASTLPTQAGEIIHIFPGEYSLDDETHIRNPKGRSGRRLGVDVQVVTARQNALQNLAKCVNRAGLNVAGFVLEPLAAASAVLTNDERELGVALVDIGAGTADIAVFVNDSVRFTTSIDYAGNVITSDISRCLNVPIALSKAEEIKKKYGTCTISNLIEDDAFPVPAVGNRGDVSCSRKLLAEIITARVGEIFSMLNDQLKAHKLDAIINGGIVLTGGCCALEGIEDVACKVFGKPARIGRPKGMSGIQEAYQNPSYATGIGLLYYANKQHREKKNRETGTQIAVSMKKGFQRVLEIIRTYL
- the ftsZ gene encoding cell division protein FtsZ, whose protein sequence is MSEIDNINFEVKSRIMGEEPSFNNAKVKVFGVGGAGGNTVNRMKRMNIDGVEYYSINTDAMALDLSLADHKILIGEKTTRNLGAGMDPEVGRKAAEENLDDIKDAMKGADMVFVTAGMGGGTGTGAAPIVANIARELGILTVAVVTKPFRFEGNARSSIAQEGINALRAAVDTIIVVENKKLLTLLQASNQKATMDEAFKMADEILGNAVQSICGIMFRHGLVHVDFADIRKVMLKGGSALMGTGYAQGENRGIMAADMALASPLLEDINIEGASGVLVNVAHGENYSLLEHSDAMDHIYEKVGEEGNPNIIIGDITDPALGDKVCITIIATGCGGTAVNQPKVSSAGFGFGNFTVPQQTAPASAPVQQAPAAPAAVQQATPRPTGFNFFDFQTAKTESQEMFTRPQYTPASQPAPEAMTSSIPSLTETSVMRSVNSAMFNSPEFNAAAPAEEEVASQGSETSEMSAVAEEDRMNGGTPAYEAPAYDAQQYDLPAYARNAAAGATVTMERPAATRQEVAEEPVAAAAPSAIDFSLPAYLRNRNMNANNF